Genomic segment of bacterium:
GGGCGGTCTCTCGCCGACGTCCTTCAATCCCGGCACCCTGACCCAGGAGGAGACCGGCTTCACCGCGGATTTCGTCAAGCCCTTCGAAGTCGGTTCACTGGTCTCGCCGCTGAACCTGGCCTTCGGATTCGAATACCGAGACGAAACGTACAAGATCGGCGCGGGTGATCCCGCATCGATCGAGGCCGGTCCCACCGCGGCGATCTTCGGGGTCGGCTCCGACGGTTTCCAGGGATTTCCGACCGAGTCGGCCGGTAGCTTCAGCAGCGAGAGCTTCGCCGCCTATCTGGACCTGGAAGCCGACTTTACCGACCGCCTCTCGGGCGGTCTCGCCCTGCGCTTTGAAGACTACGACGTCTTCGGTTCGACCTTCGACTGGAAGATCTCCGGGCGCGTCGACGTGACCGACAAGTTCGCTGTGAGAGGGACCGCCAACACCGGTTTCCGGGCGCCGACACCGGG
This window contains:
- a CDS encoding TonB-dependent receptor — its product is GGLSPTSFNPGTLTQEETGFTADFVKPFEVGSLVSPLNLAFGFEYRDETYKIGAGDPASIEAGPTAAIFGVGSDGFQGFPTESAGSFSSESFAAYLDLEADFTDRLSGGLALRFEDYDVFGSTFDWKISGRVDVTDKFAVRGTANTGFRAPTPGQVNTLNVTTSADASGNLIPSGVYPVDHPVAIALGSIALEPEESSSLTFGLVASPNPTTSITLDYYSIEIDDRLALQNNVVSAADLPVLTAAGVSNANLLLGSIANFFSNAY